From a region of the Halolamina sp. CBA1230 genome:
- a CDS encoding HalX domain-containing protein, whose amino-acid sequence MSDVRPLVLVVEDEADLADLYAAWLGDDYRVRTAYGGREALENLDSEVDVVLLDRRMPGLSGDEVLDAIQERGIDCQVAMVTAVEPDFDVLGMGFDDYLVKPVAREELLGTVGDLERRSTYDARVQELFSLSSKKALLEAEKTDAELADNEEYQELADRLERLRAELDTTIDEMDENEEFESLFRTFEEVEDPFEDVDGSEPFADDADEEDPFGGVQE is encoded by the coding sequence ATGAGTGACGTTCGCCCTCTCGTACTCGTGGTCGAGGACGAGGCAGACCTGGCAGATCTCTACGCCGCGTGGCTCGGCGACGACTACCGTGTCCGCACTGCCTACGGCGGCCGTGAGGCGCTCGAGAACCTCGACAGCGAGGTCGACGTCGTGCTGCTCGACCGACGGATGCCGGGGCTGTCCGGCGACGAGGTGCTCGACGCGATCCAGGAGCGCGGGATCGACTGCCAGGTCGCGATGGTGACCGCCGTCGAGCCCGACTTCGACGTGCTCGGGATGGGGTTCGACGACTACCTCGTCAAGCCGGTCGCCCGCGAGGAGCTGCTGGGGACCGTCGGCGACCTGGAACGCCGGAGCACGTACGACGCGAGAGTACAGGAGCTGTTCTCGCTCTCCTCGAAGAAGGCACTGCTCGAAGCCGAGAAGACCGACGCCGAGCTCGCCGACAACGAGGAGTACCAGGAGCTCGCCGACCGGCTGGAGCGGCTCCGGGCGGAGTTGGACACCACCATCGACGAGATGGACGAGAACGAGGAGTTCGAGTCACTGTTTCGGACGTTCGAGGAGGTCGAGGACCCGTTCGAGGACGTCGATGGGAGCGAACCGTTCGCCGACGACGCAGACGAGGAGGACCCCTTCGGCGGCGTTCAGGAGTAG
- the guaB gene encoding IMP dehydrogenase, with the protein MASNGSEPFSEKLRVPEALTFDDVLLRPMESRVEPDAADVSTRVSSSVELQIPVLSAAMDTVTEAEMAVGMAREGGLGVLHRNMDTPEMEAQITRVKRADELVIRRENVVTASPDQTVDDVDEMMEQEGVSGAPVVDENDTVLGIISGTDIRPYLEVGESDTVREAMTDEVITAGEDVSARDALELMYDHKIERVPIVDDEDRLVGLVTMQGILARRENENAARDADGRLRVGAAVGPFEEERAVAADEAGADVLFIDCAHAHNLNVLDSAEAITETVDADVVVGNVGTREAAEACVDFADGIKVGIGPGSICTTRVVSGAGMPQITAVAEVADVASQHDVPVIADGGIRYSGDAIKAIAAGADAVMLGSYFAGTEEAPGRVITMNGKKYKQYRGMGSVGAMQSGGGERYLKEEEEGEEYVPEGVEAATPYTGTLASELHQLVGGMQSGMGYVGAETIPGFKERAEFVRVSSAGQTEGHPHDVMITDEAPNYSPNE; encoded by the coding sequence ATGGCGAGTAACGGTTCGGAACCTTTCTCGGAGAAGCTACGAGTGCCGGAAGCGCTGACGTTCGACGACGTGCTCCTGCGCCCGATGGAGAGCCGCGTCGAGCCCGACGCCGCGGACGTCTCGACCAGGGTGTCGAGCTCCGTCGAGCTCCAGATCCCCGTCCTCTCGGCGGCGATGGACACCGTCACCGAGGCCGAGATGGCCGTCGGGATGGCCCGCGAGGGGGGGCTGGGCGTGCTCCACCGCAACATGGACACCCCGGAGATGGAGGCCCAGATCACTCGCGTCAAGCGCGCCGACGAGCTCGTGATCCGGCGGGAGAACGTCGTCACGGCGTCCCCCGATCAGACCGTCGACGACGTCGACGAGATGATGGAGCAGGAGGGGGTCTCGGGCGCCCCGGTCGTCGACGAGAACGACACCGTGCTGGGGATCATCTCCGGCACCGACATCCGTCCCTACCTCGAAGTCGGCGAGAGCGACACGGTGCGGGAGGCGATGACCGACGAGGTCATCACCGCCGGCGAGGATGTGAGCGCCCGCGACGCGCTCGAACTCATGTACGACCACAAGATCGAGCGCGTCCCCATCGTCGACGACGAGGACCGCCTGGTCGGCCTCGTGACGATGCAGGGGATCCTCGCGCGCCGCGAGAACGAGAACGCGGCCCGCGACGCGGACGGTCGCCTGCGCGTCGGCGCCGCGGTCGGCCCGTTCGAGGAGGAGCGCGCGGTCGCCGCCGACGAGGCCGGCGCCGACGTGCTGTTCATCGACTGCGCCCACGCCCACAACCTCAACGTGCTCGACTCGGCGGAGGCGATCACCGAGACCGTCGACGCCGACGTGGTCGTCGGCAACGTCGGCACGCGCGAGGCCGCGGAGGCCTGCGTCGACTTCGCCGACGGGATCAAGGTCGGGATCGGCCCGGGCAGCATCTGTACCACCCGCGTCGTCTCCGGTGCGGGGATGCCCCAGATCACCGCCGTCGCCGAGGTGGCCGACGTGGCCAGCCAGCACGACGTGCCCGTGATCGCTGACGGCGGGATCCGTTACTCCGGCGACGCGATCAAGGCGATCGCCGCCGGCGCGGACGCGGTAATGCTCGGCTCCTACTTCGCCGGGACGGAGGAGGCGCCCGGCCGCGTGATCACGATGAACGGGAAGAAGTACAAGCAGTACCGCGGGATGGGCAGCGTCGGCGCGATGCAGTCCGGCGGCGGCGAGCGCTACCTCAAGGAGGAGGAGGAAGGCGAGGAGTACGTCCCCGAGGGCGTCGAGGCGGCGACCCCCTACACGGGGACACTGGCCTCCGAACTCCACCAGCTCGTCGGCGGGATGCAGTCCGGGATGGGCTATGTCGGCGCCGAGACGATCCCCGGGTTCAAGGAGCGCGCGGAGTTCGTCCGTGTCTCCTCGGCCGGCCAGACCGAGGGCCACCCCCACGACGTGATGATCACGGACGAGGCGCCCAACTACAGCCCCAACGAGTGA
- a CDS encoding ornithine cyclodeaminase family protein translates to MRVLSDDDVAALLDLDDLLPAIERAFLKQGRDEVERPDRPHFPVGTGIEGDEPLGTGLTMPAYIHGDSQYATKLASVHEGNADRDLPTVQAQIAVTDARTGEPAGLLAGTRITNARTGCIGGLAADWLATGDGPVRLGIVGAGTQARWQTRAIAAARGVESVRVYSPSDSREACAADLRAEGLDAEAVDSARAAVGDADVVVTATTATEPVFPGDALTAGTLVVAVGAYTAEMRELDAAAVSRAARLFADVPEEVAETGDFPDHDEDAFTPLSAVFEGEAGRESDEEILVVASVGSAVLDAAAATALFEQATAGSVGTEVEL, encoded by the coding sequence ATGCGCGTCCTCTCCGACGACGACGTGGCGGCACTGCTCGACCTCGACGACCTGCTGCCGGCGATCGAGCGGGCGTTTCTGAAACAGGGTCGCGATGAGGTCGAACGCCCAGATCGGCCGCATTTCCCGGTCGGGACGGGGATCGAGGGCGACGAGCCGCTGGGAACCGGGCTCACGATGCCGGCGTACATCCACGGCGACTCGCAGTACGCGACGAAGCTGGCGAGCGTCCACGAAGGGAACGCCGATCGGGATCTACCGACCGTGCAGGCACAGATCGCCGTCACCGACGCCCGGACGGGGGAGCCGGCGGGGCTGCTGGCGGGAACGCGGATCACGAACGCCCGGACCGGCTGTATCGGCGGGCTGGCGGCCGACTGGCTCGCGACCGGCGACGGACCCGTGCGGCTGGGGATCGTCGGCGCTGGCACGCAGGCGCGCTGGCAGACCCGCGCCATCGCGGCCGCGCGCGGCGTCGAGTCCGTGCGGGTCTACTCGCCCAGCGACTCGCGGGAGGCGTGTGCGGCCGACCTCCGTGCCGAGGGGCTCGACGCCGAGGCGGTCGACTCGGCGCGCGCCGCGGTCGGTGACGCCGACGTGGTCGTGACGGCGACGACCGCGACCGAGCCGGTGTTCCCCGGCGACGCGCTCACGGCCGGGACGCTCGTCGTGGCCGTCGGCGCCTACACCGCCGAGATGCGCGAACTCGACGCGGCGGCGGTTTCGCGAGCAGCACGGCTGTTCGCGGACGTTCCCGAGGAGGTGGCCGAGACCGGTGATTTCCCGGATCACGACGAAGATGCGTTCACGCCGCTCTCGGCCGTGTTCGAGGGAGAAGCTGGGCGGGAGTCCGACGAGGAGATACTGGTCGTCGCCTCGGTCGGGTCGGCGGTGCTCGACGCCGCGGCGGCGACGGCGCTGTTCGAGCAGGCGACGGCGGGGAGCGTCGGCACCGAGGTCGAACTCTGA